From Neospora caninum Liverpool complete genome, chromosome VIII, a single genomic window includes:
- a CDS encoding putative WD domain, G-beta repeat-containing protein: MGTANGSGAEGVSSSRPSVQPEIEVTVWDGEEEQTVSRKRQRKPVAKPSRRSSSRPSESTSFQQHEKIASLKGLWNKKLKGRLRTQQKLNDEATRRLRTTELMLFEEEGGLLTEGLEKTYAIPQADIVKETDLGTREKILALDLPFGPYAVDFSRNGRHLLLGGKKGSLSLLDCHTCQPLCEINVKETVRDVKILHNHTMWAAVDAAKKEVSEEHRLPVRRIGRLNLRADKDFRDERYCLTESVLGLQSDGSQGTGDQPLARWRGASSGRDRSNPKVPRGNRPTCVYPPGHGAPPCVNVPAAQKKYLYIYDQQGIELHCLRDHMMTYRMDFLPYHYLLVSVGEFGELIKRSRPHAPPHTWACFAVVAERGGQRRGVSSPGGLWQPAVELLCHKGRVTSLDVYRDYMVTSGVDGAWKIWDLRTYKPLHAFQYFGSPPSSARWSQTGMLALGFGSHVQFWKDAWSTPKPRSPYLTHEYDGKQVESLAFRPFEDLCIVGLTSGVDTVVVPQSGIANFDTFEANPYETSAQRREREIHSLLEKLQPDMITVDKSNRVGAIDSAPRAVLAEEKQRELSEKAEMKKTKKKTKQRGRNTAAKVQKKAALQYNQKVRALTAKRLEQAKADQKANKNARNAEEGFSALDSGMRLSATVSDAAPACHEDALLRCYGARWSFAASSAGTSHAGWASGKSVEGS, from the exons ATGGGGACCGCAAATGGATCCGGCGCGGAGGGggtttcctcttcgcgtccGTCTGTTCAACCGGAAATCGAAGTGACGGTATGGgatggcgaagaagagcagaCTGTATCGCGGAAGAGGCAACGGAAGCCCGTTGCGAAGCCCTCGCGCAGATCGAGCAGTCGTCCTTCAGAATCGACGTCGTTTCAGCAGCATGAGAAAATCGCATCACTCAAA GGTCTGTGGAATAAAAAGCTGAAGGGAAGGCTGCGGACACAGCAGAAGCTCAACGACGAGGCAACACGGAGACTGCGGACGACTGAACTCATGCTCTTTGAGGAAGAAGG CGGACTGCTGACCGAGGGCTTGGAAAAAACGTACGCCATCCCACAGGCTGACATTGTCAAGGAAACAGACCTGGGCACTAGAGAGAAG ATTCTTGCTCTCGACCTACCGTTTGGGCCGTACGCGGTGGATTTCTCTCGGAACGGCCGCCACCTGCTTCtcggagggaagaaggggtctctgtctctcctcgactGCCACACGTGCCAGCCACTGTGTGAAATAAAC gTGAAGGAGACTGTGCGGGATGTGAAGATCCTCCATAACCACACCATGTGGGCGGCAG TCGACGCTGCTAAAAAGGAGGTTTCTGAGGAACACAGGCTCCCAGTGCGCCGGATTGGCAGGCTAAACCTGCGAGCAGACAAAGACTTTCGCGACGAGCGGTACTGCCTGACAGAGAGCGTCTTGGGGCTCCAGAGTGACGGCTCGCAGGGGACAGGCGACCAGCCACTCGCCCGGTGGCGGGGAGCGTCCTCAGGGCGAGACAGATCCAATCCTAAGGTCCCGCGTGGAAACCGACCTACGTGCGTTTATCCTCCAGGACACGGCGCGCCTCCCTGTGTGAACGTGCCTGCAGCTCAAAAAAAGTATCTCTACATCTATGACCAGCAGGGGATCGAACTCCACTGTCTCCGAGATCACATG ATGACTTACCGAATGGATTTCCTCCCTTACCACTacctcctcgtctctgtcggcGAGTTCGGTGAACTGAT CAAGCGCTCAAGGCCTCACGCTCCGCCGCACACGTGGGCGTGCTTCGCTGTCGTTGCGGAACGTGGAgggcaaagaagaggggTCTCCTCACCCGGTGGCCTCTGGCAG CCCGCCGTCGAGCTCCTCTGTCACAAAGGCCGTGTAACCAGCCTCGATGTGTACCGCGACTACATGGTGACTTCAG GGGTGGACGGGGCGTGGAAGATTTGGGATCTACGGACGTACaagcctctgcatgcgttccaGTATTTCGGCTCTCCCCCGTCGTCAGCCCGGTGGAGTCAGACGGGCATGCTGGCGCTCGGTTTCGGTTCCCACGTTCAGTTCTGGAAGGACGCGTGGAGCACTCCAAAACCAAGGTCGCCGTACCTGACACACGAGTACGACGGCAAG CAAGTGGAgagtctcgcgtttcgccccTTTGAGGACCTCTGCATCGTGGGCTTGACGTCAGGCGTCGACACTGTCGTGGTGCCTCAGTCTGGCATTGCCAATTTCGATACGTTCGAGGCAAATCCGTACGAAACGTCTGCG CaacggcgagaacgcgagatcCATTCCCTCCTGGAGAAGCTGCAACCGGACATGATCACGGTGGACAAGTCCAACCGCGTGGGTGCAATCGACAGCGCACCTCGTGCAGTGctggcggaagagaaacaacgcGAGTTGTCTG aaaaagcggagatgaagaagaccAAGAAGAAGACTAAGCAGCGCGGCAGAAACACGGCGGCCAAGGTGCAAAAG AAGGCGGCTCTGCAGTACAACCAGAAGGTTCGGGCGCTCACGGCCAAGAGGCTGGAGCAGGCAAAAGCGGACCAGAAGGCCAACAAGAATGCACGCAACGCAGAAGAGGGCTTCAGCGCTCTGGACAG TGGAATGCGTCTCTCGGCAACTGTTTCTGACGCCGCTCCGGCGTGTCACGAGGACGCGTTGCTGAGGTGTTATGGGGCCCGGTGGAGTTttgctgcttcttctgcgggCACGAGTCACGCAGGCTGGGCGTCTGGGAAATCGGTGGAAGGCTCGTAG